From Candidatus Sphingomonas colombiensis, one genomic window encodes:
- a CDS encoding acyl-CoA dehydrogenase family protein, producing MATVADLEHPADNLETFRQEARTWLGANFPAELRGHDNAMSAVEGPTAETPAQTKWREAMGDKGWGVPTWPKEYGGGGLSRAEARVLQEEMGRIGAWNPIGGMGVMMFGPTLLEYGSEAQKQQHIPGIVRGEVRWCQGYSEPGAGSDLASLQTFAEDKGDHYLVNGQKTWTSGGQWADKCFALVRTDKSQKHAGISFLLLDMTSEGVETRPIRLISGSSPFCETFFTNVKVPKENLVGREGQGWEIGTRLLQHERNSLSGGGGSAGRMNAGERVADIAKRYRDTDASGRLVDADLRTRIIKHEMDQRAFALTLRRAALEAKGNAGPSAATSVMKNVGARITQDRAELNVEIMGLQGLGWEGEGFTPAELEQTRTWLWGKAVSIYGGSSEIQNNVISKRILGMLDHQ from the coding sequence ATGGCAACTGTCGCCGACCTGGAACACCCCGCCGACAATCTCGAAACCTTCCGTCAGGAAGCGCGCACATGGCTCGGCGCGAATTTCCCGGCGGAATTGCGAGGGCATGACAACGCGATGTCGGCAGTTGAGGGGCCGACCGCTGAAACGCCGGCGCAAACGAAATGGCGCGAGGCGATGGGCGACAAGGGCTGGGGCGTGCCGACCTGGCCGAAGGAATACGGCGGGGGCGGGCTCTCTCGCGCGGAAGCCCGCGTATTGCAGGAGGAAATGGGGCGCATCGGCGCGTGGAATCCGATCGGCGGCATGGGCGTGATGATGTTCGGCCCAACCCTGCTCGAATATGGCAGCGAGGCGCAGAAACAACAGCATATTCCCGGCATCGTCCGTGGCGAGGTGCGCTGGTGTCAGGGCTATTCCGAGCCAGGCGCGGGCTCCGACCTTGCGAGCTTGCAAACCTTCGCCGAGGACAAGGGCGACCATTATCTCGTCAACGGCCAGAAGACGTGGACGAGCGGTGGCCAATGGGCGGACAAATGCTTCGCGCTGGTCCGCACGGACAAGTCGCAGAAACATGCCGGGATCAGCTTCCTGCTGCTCGATATGACGAGCGAAGGCGTCGAGACGCGGCCGATCCGGCTGATCTCCGGCTCGTCGCCGTTCTGCGAAACCTTTTTCACCAATGTGAAGGTGCCGAAGGAAAATCTCGTCGGGCGCGAAGGGCAGGGCTGGGAGATCGGCACCCGCCTGCTCCAGCATGAGCGCAATTCGCTTTCCGGTGGTGGCGGCTCGGCCGGACGGATGAACGCTGGCGAGCGTGTGGCGGATATCGCAAAGCGCTATCGTGATACCGACGCATCGGGGCGTCTCGTCGACGCCGATCTGCGCACCCGGATCATCAAGCATGAGATGGATCAGCGCGCCTTCGCGCTCACGCTGCGCCGCGCCGCACTTGAGGCAAAGGGTAATGCCGGCCCCTCGGCGGCGACCAGCGTGATGAAGAATGTCGGCGCGCGGATAACTCAGGATCGCGCCGAGTTGAACGTCGAGATCATGGGGTTGCAGGGGTTAGGCTGGGAGGGTGAGGGCTTCACGCCAGCCGAACTCGAACAGACGCGCACCTGGCTGTGGGGCAAAGCGGTGTCGATTTACGGCGGCTCCAGTGAGATTCAGAACAATGTGATCTCGAAGCGCATTCTGGGGATGCTGGATCACCAATAG
- a CDS encoding TetR/AcrR family transcriptional regulator: MHGSGETGRGEDTSTRRFRAKRDAILAAAADAINEQSAKGMTFADVARRVGLNTTSVTYYFKRKEDLAAAAFEHTLDLLLHMLDQAMTEPTPEARVERYLALNMARLARVQRGEERQMAGLSDLRAMDEPVRSRLMARWREVFRRTRLLWGPAETRDETDLKGARAHVLLENTFWLPVWLGRYEPDQYGRAEARLMDVFRHGIAGPHAVWRPEPIDLPHDETVPGREAFLLAATRLINELGYRGASVQRIASELNVTKGSFYHHLDAKDDLVVACYKRSFDTIAAAQRLADEQGGSHWERLAAAISTLLDVQFSELGPLLRTTALTALPIGVRQVMVERSNRIARRFAGTISDGVAEGTIRPVDALIAAQALMAFLNAAFDMRKWAWSMPRERAIALYASTLTFGLFDDRVIAD, translated from the coding sequence ATGCACGGCTCTGGGGAAACCGGCCGGGGGGAGGATACGAGCACGCGCCGTTTTCGGGCGAAGCGTGACGCGATCCTTGCTGCGGCCGCTGACGCAATCAACGAACAGAGCGCGAAGGGCATGACCTTCGCGGATGTGGCGCGGCGCGTAGGGCTGAACACCACCAGCGTCACTTATTATTTCAAGCGCAAGGAGGATCTGGCCGCGGCCGCGTTCGAGCATACGCTCGATTTGCTGCTCCACATGCTCGATCAGGCGATGACGGAGCCGACGCCGGAGGCGCGCGTCGAACGCTATCTCGCGCTCAACATGGCGCGATTGGCTCGGGTTCAGCGCGGGGAGGAACGGCAGATGGCCGGCCTTTCGGATCTACGCGCAATGGATGAGCCGGTGCGATCACGGCTGATGGCCCGCTGGCGCGAAGTGTTTCGGCGCACCCGCCTGCTATGGGGCCCGGCGGAAACCCGCGACGAGACCGATCTAAAGGGCGCGCGCGCGCACGTGCTGCTGGAAAACACCTTCTGGCTGCCCGTCTGGCTGGGGCGTTACGAACCCGATCAATATGGCCGGGCCGAAGCACGGCTGATGGACGTGTTCCGTCACGGCATCGCCGGGCCGCACGCCGTCTGGCGGCCCGAACCAATCGATCTGCCGCATGACGAGACGGTGCCGGGGCGCGAAGCGTTCCTGCTCGCTGCGACTCGGCTGATCAACGAACTCGGCTATCGCGGCGCATCGGTGCAGCGGATCGCGTCCGAATTGAACGTGACCAAGGGCAGCTTCTACCATCATCTCGACGCCAAGGACGATCTGGTCGTCGCCTGTTACAAGCGCAGCTTCGACACGATCGCCGCCGCGCAGCGCCTCGCCGACGAACAGGGCGGCAGCCATTGGGAGCGGCTGGCGGCAGCGATCTCGACGCTGCTTGACGTGCAATTCTCCGAACTCGGGCCGTTGCTCCGCACCACCGCGCTCACCGCCCTGCCGATCGGCGTGCGGCAGGTGATGGTGGAGCGATCGAACCGTATCGCGCGGCGCTTCGCGGGCACGATCTCCGACGGCGTCGCAGAAGGGACGATTCGCCCGGTCGATGCGCTGATCGCGGCGCAGGCGCTGATGGCGTTTCTCAATGCGGCGTTCGATATGCGCAAATGGGCCTGGTCGATGCCGCGCGAGCGAGCCATCGCGCTTTACGCCTCGACCCTCACCTTTGGCCTGTTCGACGATCGCGTGATCGCGGATTAA
- a CDS encoding response regulator, giving the protein MGETPHLLLVDDERSIREPLAAYLAKQGFRVTQAADAEQARARLAAYAIDLIVLDIMMSGEDGLSLCRHIRETSDLPVILLTARAEETDRIVGLEMGADDYVVKPFSPRELSARIKVVLRRMQAGGTRQSAPESGAYAFAGRVLKTGERTLVDRDGVSVPLSTGEFNLLLALVSRPRQVLTRDQLLDLTQGREAAAFDRAIDNQISRLRRKIEVDPKTPEIIKTVWGGGYTFAAEVTRL; this is encoded by the coding sequence ATGGGGGAAACGCCGCACCTTCTGCTTGTGGACGACGAACGCTCGATCCGAGAGCCGCTCGCCGCCTATCTGGCGAAACAGGGCTTCCGCGTCACCCAAGCGGCGGACGCGGAACAGGCGCGCGCGCGGCTCGCGGCTTATGCGATCGATCTTATCGTGCTCGATATCATGATGTCGGGCGAAGACGGGCTCTCCTTATGTCGCCATATTCGCGAGACGAGTGATCTGCCCGTCATCCTACTTACCGCACGCGCCGAGGAGACCGACAGAATCGTCGGGCTGGAGATGGGCGCGGACGATTATGTCGTAAAGCCTTTTTCCCCGCGTGAGCTTTCGGCGCGGATAAAGGTAGTACTGCGCCGGATGCAGGCCGGGGGCACGCGGCAAAGCGCGCCCGAAAGCGGCGCTTATGCCTTCGCCGGGCGCGTGCTCAAGACAGGCGAGCGGACGCTGGTCGATCGCGACGGCGTATCGGTGCCGCTGTCGACCGGCGAATTCAACCTGCTGCTCGCGCTCGTCAGCCGTCCGCGTCAGGTGCTGACGCGCGACCAGTTGCTCGATCTGACGCAGGGGCGCGAGGCCGCCGCCTTCGATCGCGCGATCGATAACCAGATCAGCCGCCTGCGCCGCAAGATCGAGGTCGACCCCAAGACGCCGGAGATCATCAAGACGGTATGGGGCGGCGGCTATACCTTCGCGGCGGAAGTCACCCGCTTGTGA
- a CDS encoding thioesterase family protein has product MISLKQILDGLEPLAERSGWRGTIPDNWLQGRTAYGGLSAAIALHCAMQSDEDLPPLRSAQVSFIGPLSGPILVTTHRLRRGKNAAFIQADIESEAGLGLRCTFVFMRAIESEVDYQTTTLPDFPRPGPNDTTFKGNAHVSFTRNFEFLDRREGADLKPAEWLRWTRLNERDGIDPMVELIAIGDCLPPAALRLIGRNVPMSSMTWILNLLGPAPTTKDGWWLLRSNADYARAGSSSQQMGIWNTAGEMVAEQMQSVALFG; this is encoded by the coding sequence ATGATCAGCCTGAAACAGATACTCGATGGCCTCGAACCGCTTGCCGAGCGCAGCGGCTGGCGCGGCACGATCCCAGACAATTGGTTGCAGGGGCGCACCGCTTATGGCGGCCTGTCGGCGGCGATCGCGTTGCACTGCGCGATGCAATCGGACGAAGATCTGCCGCCGCTGCGTTCGGCGCAGGTTTCATTTATCGGCCCGCTTTCCGGCCCGATTCTGGTGACCACACACCGGCTGCGGCGCGGCAAGAATGCCGCCTTCATTCAGGCCGATATCGAGAGCGAGGCGGGGCTGGGCTTGCGCTGCACCTTCGTGTTCATGCGCGCGATCGAAAGCGAGGTGGATTATCAAACCACCACCCTCCCCGATTTCCCGCGTCCGGGCCCCAATGACACGACGTTCAAGGGCAACGCCCACGTATCCTTCACCCGCAACTTCGAATTCCTCGATCGGCGCGAAGGAGCGGATTTGAAGCCTGCGGAATGGCTGCGCTGGACCCGCCTGAATGAGCGTGACGGGATCGACCCAATGGTCGAACTGATCGCGATCGGCGATTGCCTGCCGCCCGCTGCCTTGCGGCTGATCGGGCGCAACGTGCCGATGAGTTCGATGACCTGGATTCTGAACCTGCTTGGCCCAGCGCCCACGACCAAGGACGGTTGGTGGCTGTTGCGCTCAAACGCCGATTACGCACGCGCTGGCAGTTCATCGCAGCAGATGGGCATCTGGAACACCGCAGGGGAGATGGTGGCGGAGCAAATGCAGTCGGTCGCGCTCTTCGGATAA
- a CDS encoding MFS transporter codes for MIRFHHRAVPIALAAVLIDTIGFGIVAPVLPTLIVELAHVGLSDATRIGGYMLIAFAVAQFFAGPVLGNLGDRFGRRPVLLAAMTAFSADYALMALAPTIGWLFLGRVIAGITGATYGPVNAVLADVTPPEKRGATFGLVGAAFGAGFIIGPAIGGLLSTLGPRAPFIAAACLALANAATIALIMPETLPRERRRPFEWKRANVFGAFAPLLHAGGAAPLLMAALMWQIAHMVYPATWSFYAEIALGWDARAIGWSLAAVGATMMLVQILLTGRAIARFGEERTVLIGLAIGVIEFALFVFVTTGWQAYALILGGALTGLIFPSINAILSNRVDASHQGALQGGMASLSSISSIVGPLAMTQALAFGADHGAPGSAFLLAAILAALSLATIWFGVVRRRGALA; via the coding sequence TTGATCCGTTTCCACCATCGCGCGGTGCCGATCGCGCTGGCCGCCGTGCTGATCGACACGATCGGGTTTGGGATTGTCGCCCCCGTGCTGCCGACGCTCATCGTCGAGCTTGCGCATGTCGGCCTTTCCGATGCGACCCGCATCGGCGGCTACATGCTGATCGCGTTCGCGGTGGCACAGTTCTTCGCAGGGCCAGTACTGGGCAATCTCGGGGATCGGTTCGGCCGGCGCCCGGTGTTGCTCGCCGCAATGACCGCCTTTTCCGCCGATTACGCGCTGATGGCCCTCGCCCCGACGATCGGGTGGCTGTTTCTCGGACGCGTGATCGCGGGCATCACCGGGGCGACCTATGGCCCGGTGAACGCGGTGCTCGCCGATGTGACTCCTCCGGAAAAGCGTGGCGCCACCTTTGGGCTGGTCGGCGCGGCGTTCGGCGCGGGTTTCATCATCGGCCCTGCGATCGGCGGCCTGCTCTCGACCCTGGGCCCTCGTGCCCCGTTCATCGCTGCGGCTTGCCTTGCGCTAGCCAATGCCGCGACCATCGCGCTGATCATGCCGGAAACGCTGCCACGCGAACGCCGCCGCCCGTTCGAGTGGAAGCGCGCCAATGTGTTCGGCGCCTTCGCCCCGCTGCTTCACGCCGGCGGCGCGGCCCCGCTGCTCATGGCGGCATTGATGTGGCAGATCGCGCACATGGTCTATCCGGCCACATGGTCGTTCTACGCGGAGATCGCGCTGGGTTGGGATGCGCGCGCGATCGGCTGGTCGCTCGCCGCCGTCGGCGCGACGATGATGCTAGTGCAGATACTCCTCACCGGCCGCGCGATCGCCCGCTTTGGCGAGGAACGCACCGTATTGATCGGGCTGGCGATCGGCGTGATCGAATTCGCCCTATTCGTCTTCGTAACGACTGGATGGCAGGCTTATGCGCTGATCCTGGGCGGCGCACTGACCGGACTGATCTTTCCGTCGATCAACGCGATCCTGTCTAACCGTGTGGACGCGAGCCATCAGGGCGCGCTGCAAGGCGGGATGGCAAGCCTTTCCAGCATCTCGTCGATCGTCGGACCACTGGCTATGACGCAGGCGCTGGCGTTCGGCGCGGATCATGGCGCACCCGGCAGCGCCTTTCTGCTCGCCGCGATATTGGCCGCGCTTTCGCTTGCGACGATCTGGTTTGGCGTCGTGCGGCGGCGCGGAGCGCTTGCGTGA
- a CDS encoding class I adenylate-forming enzyme family protein, translating into MIDAAVMLAEPFGLLPDLIRTHANSQPEKLAIADEDSQVNYAELNRAMDRVAAALQRDGTAQRQAVAMVAYPSVQQAIVFLGALRAGSVAAPIQPSATPEQIAGMVADSGANLVFLDAANADALKDQALAARVIRLEALNDWLALEDATPAPVKIAPDDGFNIIYSSGTTGVPKGIVQSHAMRWQHFSRNVGAGFDTAVTLLSTPLYSNTTLVSFLPTLAWGGSVVLMKKFEAHRFLELAEQYRATHTMLVPVQYQRIMALADFDRFDLSAFRFKTCTSAPFKAELKRDVIARWPGKLVEYYGMTEGGASFILIADEFPDKLHTVGRLAPGHEAKLLDEEGNEVPEGGIGEIIGRSPAMMNGYHGRAQATRDAEWFDANGNRWLRHGDVGRFDEDGFLTLMDRKKDMIISGGFNIYPSDLEAVLAGHPAVADCTVVGVASEEWGETPVGFYVPRDGASETTEDIRQWANARLGKTQRLSALFVASELPRSAIGKVLKRELRDRLAAGEFA; encoded by the coding sequence ATGATCGACGCCGCCGTGATGCTCGCCGAGCCGTTCGGGCTCCTGCCCGACCTCATTCGCACCCATGCAAACAGCCAGCCGGAAAAACTCGCCATTGCGGACGAGGATTCGCAGGTGAATTATGCGGAACTGAACCGGGCGATGGATCGCGTGGCCGCCGCGTTGCAACGCGACGGCACCGCACAGCGCCAGGCGGTGGCGATGGTTGCCTATCCATCGGTGCAGCAGGCGATCGTGTTTCTGGGAGCATTGCGCGCAGGCAGCGTCGCCGCGCCGATCCAGCCTTCCGCCACGCCGGAGCAGATCGCGGGCATGGTTGCGGATAGTGGCGCCAATCTCGTCTTCCTCGATGCCGCCAATGCGGATGCCCTGAAGGACCAGGCGCTCGCCGCACGCGTCATACGGCTGGAGGCGCTGAACGACTGGCTTGCCCTGGAAGACGCAACGCCCGCGCCGGTAAAGATCGCGCCGGACGATGGCTTCAACATCATCTATTCGTCGGGCACCACCGGCGTACCGAAAGGCATCGTCCAGAGCCATGCGATGCGCTGGCAGCATTTCTCCCGCAATGTCGGCGCGGGCTTCGATACTGCGGTGACATTGTTGTCCACGCCGCTTTATTCGAACACCACGCTCGTCAGCTTCCTGCCGACGCTGGCATGGGGTGGCAGCGTCGTGCTGATGAAGAAGTTCGAGGCGCATCGTTTCCTCGAACTGGCGGAACAATATCGCGCGACGCACACGATGCTGGTGCCGGTGCAATATCAGCGGATCATGGCACTCGCCGATTTCGATCGCTTCGATCTCTCCGCATTCCGCTTCAAGACCTGCACCTCGGCACCGTTCAAGGCCGAACTGAAGCGCGATGTGATCGCACGCTGGCCGGGCAAGCTGGTCGAATATTACGGCATGACCGAAGGGGGCGCCTCGTTCATCCTGATCGCGGACGAGTTTCCGGACAAGCTCCACACGGTCGGCCGCCTCGCCCCGGGGCATGAGGCGAAGCTGCTCGACGAAGAGGGCAACGAAGTGCCTGAGGGCGGGATTGGCGAGATCATCGGGCGCTCGCCCGCGATGATGAACGGCTATCACGGCCGCGCCCAGGCGACGCGCGACGCCGAATGGTTTGACGCGAACGGCAATCGCTGGCTGCGGCACGGCGATGTCGGGCGGTTCGATGAGGATGGCTTCCTCACGCTGATGGACCGCAAGAAGGACATGATCATTTCCGGCGGGTTCAACATCTACCCATCCGATCTCGAAGCGGTGCTGGCCGGGCACCCGGCGGTGGCGGATTGCACCGTGGTCGGCGTGGCGAGCGAGGAATGGGGAGAGACACCCGTCGGCTTCTACGTCCCCCGCGACGGCGCGAGCGAGACGACGGAAGATATTCGCCAATGGGCCAATGCCCGGCTCGGCAAGACGCAGCGGCTGTCGGCCCTGTTTGTCGCGAGTGAATTGCCGCGCAGCGCAATCGGCAAGGTATTGAAGCGCGAGCTCCGTGATCGGCTCGCGGCGGGGGAATTCGCATGA
- a CDS encoding acyl-CoA/acyl-ACP dehydrogenase, whose amino-acid sequence MAALNEEQVMLRDMAREWADNESPIAAFRKLRDAGTGKAFDNEAWGAIGGMGWAGIVIPEEFGGSAFGYLSLGLVMEQLGRNLTASPLASTAVAASAIAMGASEKAKSEWLPKLAAGEAVATLAIDDGPSHDMKIATRVSGGKLSGVKNFVAEGESADVFVVAATDGLYLVAKGDGVTVASRHMADSRSHAAVTFKDAPAEKLGDAALTQAIADRATAVTAAEMLGMADSAFHQTLDYLKQRVQFGQLLSTFQALQHRMAKMLTELELMRSAVEGALEAIDAGRSDVDQAVSLAKAVANDTLRLVSREMVQLHGGVGMTDEYDAGLYLKRAAVLEAMWGTASYHRDRFGRLNGY is encoded by the coding sequence ATGGCGGCACTGAACGAAGAACAGGTGATGCTGCGCGATATGGCGCGCGAATGGGCCGATAACGAAAGCCCGATCGCCGCATTCCGCAAGCTGCGCGATGCAGGCACGGGCAAGGCCTTCGATAACGAGGCATGGGGTGCGATCGGCGGCATGGGCTGGGCCGGCATCGTTATCCCGGAGGAGTTCGGCGGATCGGCATTCGGCTATCTCTCGCTCGGGCTGGTCATGGAGCAGCTCGGCCGCAACCTCACCGCGTCGCCGCTCGCCTCGACGGCGGTTGCCGCGAGTGCGATCGCGATGGGGGCTTCGGAGAAAGCCAAGAGCGAATGGCTGCCGAAGCTCGCGGCGGGTGAGGCGGTGGCTACGCTGGCGATCGACGACGGCCCGTCTCACGACATGAAGATCGCGACGCGCGTTTCTGGCGGCAAACTCAGCGGCGTCAAAAACTTCGTCGCGGAGGGCGAAAGCGCGGATGTATTTGTCGTCGCCGCGACCGATGGCCTGTATCTTGTGGCGAAGGGCGACGGCGTGACGGTGGCCTCGCGCCACATGGCTGATAGCCGCAGCCACGCTGCCGTTACCTTCAAGGACGCGCCCGCCGAGAAGCTGGGCGATGCCGCGCTAACCCAGGCGATCGCAGATCGCGCCACCGCTGTGACCGCCGCCGAGATGCTGGGGATGGCGGACAGCGCGTTCCACCAAACGCTCGATTACCTCAAGCAGCGCGTCCAGTTTGGTCAATTGCTCTCCACCTTTCAGGCGCTCCAGCATCGCATGGCGAAAATGCTGACTGAGTTGGAACTGATGCGCTCCGCAGTCGAAGGCGCGCTGGAGGCGATTGATGCCGGGCGGTCGGATGTGGATCAGGCGGTCAGCCTCGCCAAGGCGGTGGCGAATGATACACTGCGCCTCGTCAGCCGCGAGATGGTGCAACTCCATGGCGGCGTGGGGATGACTGACGAATATGATGCGGGCCTTTATCTGAAGCGTGCGGCGGTGCTGGAAGCGATGTGGGGAACGGCATCCTATCACCGTGATCGCTTTGGGCGGCTCAACGGTTACTAA
- a CDS encoding SDR family NAD(P)-dependent oxidoreductase, translating into MKGSVAIVTGGGTGIGAAVVRRLARRGVACVINYAHSRAEAEALAAEVGAGAIAVQADITEDAACRALVGTALERLGRIDFLVNNAGRTKHMAHERLEGLEAEDFIEIYRLNTIAAFQMTRAASAALGSSSHGAVVNVASVAGIHGIGSSIAYAASKGAMITMTQSLARVLAPKIRVNAVAPGYVGTGWFEKALGAEGKAALDTRIAGMTPMAMAPQADDIAGPVEMLLDPAGRAITGEVWRVDAGAHLDVGLSRRPGREMG; encoded by the coding sequence ATGAAGGGCTCTGTGGCGATCGTGACGGGTGGCGGCACTGGGATCGGCGCGGCGGTGGTGCGCCGACTCGCGCGGCGCGGGGTGGCTTGCGTTATCAACTACGCGCACAGCCGGGCCGAGGCGGAGGCGCTGGCGGCCGAGGTGGGGGCTGGGGCGATCGCCGTTCAGGCCGATATCACCGAAGATGCAGCTTGTCGTGCGCTTGTCGGAACGGCGCTGGAGCGCCTTGGGCGCATCGATTTCCTCGTCAACAACGCGGGGCGCACCAAGCATATGGCGCATGAGCGGCTCGAGGGGCTGGAGGCGGAAGATTTCATCGAAATCTATCGCCTCAACACGATCGCCGCGTTTCAGATGACGCGCGCAGCTTCGGCGGCTCTGGGTTCAAGTTCGCATGGGGCGGTCGTCAACGTGGCATCGGTCGCGGGCATTCACGGGATCGGCTCGTCGATCGCTTATGCAGCGTCGAAGGGCGCGATGATCACGATGACGCAAAGCCTTGCGCGAGTATTGGCGCCGAAGATCCGGGTGAACGCCGTGGCGCCCGGCTATGTCGGTACCGGCTGGTTCGAGAAGGCGTTGGGGGCGGAGGGCAAGGCCGCGCTGGACACGCGGATCGCAGGGATGACCCCGATGGCGATGGCCCCACAAGCGGACGACATCGCCGGCCCTGTCGAGATGCTGCTCGATCCCGCCGGCCGCGCGATCACCGGCGAAGTGTGGCGAGTGGACGCGGGCGCGCACCTCGATGTCGGGCTCAGCCGACGGCCGGGACGGGAGATGGGGTGA
- a CDS encoding helix-turn-helix domain-containing protein has translation MRLGTRRFEMPLSSFTGPTNVAGWVEAQGGTVVGIGLHAEGWARLFGGDLSAYANRVVPLSALDMGADALRETLDRDRHPPAAFEQWLDRLLASHRVVDPRLARLEALITDATVMRIEMLAEELNLTARQLGTLTRQNFGFTPKVLLRRRRFLRALSVTLDAAPEESGGLLAAAGYWDRSHFLRDAHLFLGCSIREFRQRRGPLHALVMQTRADVLGAPV, from the coding sequence ATGCGTCTTGGCACGCGACGGTTCGAAATGCCGCTTTCCTCCTTTACCGGGCCCACCAACGTCGCCGGTTGGGTGGAGGCGCAGGGAGGTACTGTAGTCGGTATTGGGCTGCATGCCGAAGGATGGGCGCGGCTGTTCGGTGGTGACCTTTCCGCATATGCCAACAGGGTCGTCCCGCTCTCCGCGCTCGATATGGGGGCGGACGCGCTGCGTGAAACGCTGGACAGGGATAGGCATCCGCCGGCGGCGTTTGAACAATGGCTCGATCGCCTGCTGGCCTCGCATCGGGTGGTCGATCCAAGGCTCGCGCGGTTGGAAGCACTGATCACCGATGCGACGGTGATGCGGATCGAAATGCTGGCCGAGGAACTGAATCTTACCGCGCGGCAACTTGGCACGCTGACGCGGCAGAATTTCGGTTTCACCCCCAAGGTGCTGCTACGCCGCCGCCGTTTTCTTCGGGCGCTGAGTGTCACGCTGGATGCCGCGCCCGAGGAATCCGGCGGGTTGCTGGCGGCGGCAGGCTATTGGGATCGCTCGCACTTCCTGCGCGATGCGCACCTCTTCCTAGGCTGCTCGATCCGCGAATTCCGTCAGCGGCGCGGGCCGCTCCATGCGCTGGTCATGCAGACGCGTGCCGACGTGCTAGGCGCGCCGGTTTAG
- a CDS encoding glutathione binding-like protein — translation MIDLHFWPTPNGHKITLFLEEAGLDYTIKPVNIGAGDQFKPEFLTIAPNNRMPAIVDHMPPDRGEPIAIFESGAILLYLAEKTGKFGGNGLRERTKVNQWLMWQMSGLGPMLGQNHHFTRYAPEKIPYAIDRYVRETNRLYGVLDRRLEGRDFIIGDSYTIADMASYPWILPEIQGQDMADFPNLARWHAAIRARPTTERAYAKGKAVAPQQQTLSEEAKKMLFGQTAKV, via the coding sequence ATGATCGATCTGCATTTCTGGCCGACGCCGAACGGCCACAAGATCACGCTGTTTCTTGAGGAAGCCGGGCTCGATTATACGATCAAGCCAGTGAACATCGGCGCCGGCGATCAGTTCAAGCCCGAATTCCTGACGATCGCGCCGAACAACCGCATGCCCGCGATCGTCGACCATATGCCGCCCGACCGCGGCGAGCCCATCGCGATCTTCGAATCCGGAGCGATCCTGCTCTACCTTGCGGAAAAGACCGGCAAGTTTGGCGGCAACGGGCTGCGCGAGCGCACCAAGGTCAATCAGTGGCTGATGTGGCAGATGAGCGGCCTCGGCCCGATGCTGGGGCAGAACCACCATTTCACCCGCTATGCGCCCGAGAAGATCCCTTACGCCATCGATCGCTATGTCCGGGAGACCAATCGGCTCTACGGCGTGCTCGACCGACGACTGGAGGGCCGCGATTTCATCATCGGCGACAGCTACACGATCGCCGACATGGCGAGCTATCCATGGATATTGCCCGAGATACAGGGGCAGGACATGGCCGATTTCCCCAACCTCGCCCGCTGGCACGCCGCGATCCGCGCCCGCCCCACGACCGAACGCGCTTACGCCAAGGGTAAAGCGGTGGCCCCGCAGCAGCAGACGCTGAGCGAGGAGGCGAAGAAGATGCTGTTCGGGCAGACTGCGAAGGTTTGA